The Amycolatopsis solani genome has a window encoding:
- the mdlC gene encoding benzoylformate decarboxylase: protein MPTARRLAHEFLDRRGLTTVFGNPGSNELPFLAELPDHFRYVLGLHEGAVVGMADGYAQATGRPVLVNLHAAAGSGNAMGALTNAVYSRSPLVLTAGQQVRSAIGLEAMLANVEATQLMRPLVGWAGEPSCAEDVPRSLAQAVFEAELHRRPTYLSVPYDDWAAELPANAAVTLDRNVQRGLAPSGAQLDELAAALAGAKNPALVLGGDLDATGLFDRAVALAEHLGLPTWVAPSPHRLPFPNRHPLFRGVLPAGIAPISAAFTGHDLVLVLGAPVFRYHQHVPGAYLPEGTRLIQVTDDFGAAARAPMGEALVADPAPVLEALLAKVPARPSAGEFVPAPEPKTGEKALHPEQVFAALRETQSDDTRYVVESTSTNSAWWRQMDLRREGSYFFPAAGGLGFGLPAAVGVAMGSPDRPVVGVIGDGSANYGITALWSAAHYRVPVTFVILRNGVYGALQWFGEVLGTPDVPGTEIPGLDFAAIAAGYGVPATTVTDLGDLHDQLKSTPDGPRLIQVDTEPTTPE from the coding sequence ATGCCCACCGCCCGCCGGCTCGCCCACGAGTTCCTGGACCGCCGTGGCCTGACCACGGTCTTCGGCAACCCCGGCTCCAACGAGCTGCCCTTCCTCGCCGAGCTGCCGGACCACTTCCGGTACGTGCTCGGCCTGCACGAAGGCGCCGTCGTCGGGATGGCCGACGGCTACGCCCAGGCGACCGGCCGCCCGGTGCTGGTCAACCTGCACGCGGCCGCCGGCTCGGGCAACGCGATGGGCGCGCTGACCAACGCCGTCTACTCGCGCTCGCCGCTGGTGCTGACCGCGGGCCAGCAGGTCCGCTCCGCCATCGGGCTGGAGGCGATGCTCGCCAACGTCGAGGCCACGCAGCTGATGCGGCCGCTGGTCGGCTGGGCCGGCGAGCCGAGCTGCGCGGAAGACGTCCCGCGCTCGCTCGCGCAGGCGGTGTTCGAGGCCGAGCTGCACCGGCGCCCGACCTACCTCTCGGTCCCCTACGACGACTGGGCCGCCGAACTGCCCGCGAACGCCGCCGTGACGCTGGACCGCAACGTCCAAAGAGGACTCGCGCCCAGCGGGGCCCAGCTCGACGAGCTCGCGGCGGCGCTGGCCGGGGCGAAGAACCCCGCACTCGTGCTCGGTGGTGACCTCGACGCCACCGGCCTGTTCGACCGGGCCGTGGCACTGGCCGAGCACCTCGGGCTGCCGACCTGGGTGGCGCCGTCGCCGCACCGGCTGCCCTTCCCGAACCGGCACCCGCTGTTCCGCGGCGTGCTGCCCGCCGGCATCGCGCCGATCTCGGCCGCGTTCACCGGGCACGACCTCGTGCTGGTGCTCGGCGCGCCGGTGTTCCGCTACCACCAGCACGTGCCCGGCGCGTACCTGCCGGAGGGCACGCGGCTGATCCAGGTGACCGACGACTTCGGCGCCGCCGCCCGCGCCCCGATGGGCGAGGCACTGGTGGCGGATCCGGCGCCGGTGCTCGAGGCGCTGCTGGCGAAGGTGCCCGCCCGGCCCTCCGCGGGCGAATTCGTGCCGGCCCCGGAGCCCAAGACCGGCGAGAAGGCCCTGCACCCGGAACAGGTCTTCGCCGCGCTGCGCGAGACCCAGTCCGACGACACCCGGTACGTCGTCGAGTCGACGTCGACGAACTCGGCGTGGTGGCGGCAGATGGACCTGCGCCGCGAGGGGTCGTACTTCTTCCCGGCCGCCGGCGGGCTCGGGTTCGGCCTGCCCGCCGCGGTCGGCGTCGCCATGGGCAGCCCGGACCGCCCGGTCGTCGGCGTCATCGGCGACGGCTCGGCGAACTACGGCATCACGGCGTTGTGGAGCGCGGCGCACTACCGCGTCCCGGTCACCTTCGTGATCCTGCGCAACGGCGTCTACGGCGCACTGCAGTGGTTCGGCGAGGTGCTCGGGACGCCGGACGTGCCCGGCACCGAGATCCCCGGCCTCGACTTCGCCGCGATCGCCGCCGGCTACGGCGTCCCCGCCACCACCGTCACCGACCTCGGCGACCTGCACGACCAGCTCAAGTCGACCCCGGACGGCCCGCGGCTGATCCAGGTCGACACCGAACCGACCACACCGGAGTGA
- a CDS encoding nitroreductase family deazaflavin-dependent oxidoreductase, with translation MTTAQSYRRMVNAGNKIVVGLQRLGVAFGPMQLLTVPGRRTGVPRTFPIAVLPIDGHRYIVQAYPKAAWVANVRAAAEVTLTRGRRATAARLAELPVEERRPVLRKLVETSPPSVGKRFVTTGLAEASTPDGVAAAADRIAVFRVEAA, from the coding sequence ATGACGACAGCGCAGAGCTACCGCCGGATGGTCAACGCCGGCAACAAGATCGTGGTCGGGCTGCAGCGGCTCGGCGTCGCCTTCGGCCCGATGCAGCTGCTCACCGTGCCCGGGCGGCGCACCGGCGTCCCGCGCACCTTCCCCATCGCGGTGCTGCCCATCGACGGGCACCGCTACATCGTGCAGGCCTACCCGAAGGCGGCCTGGGTGGCGAACGTCCGGGCGGCGGCGGAGGTCACGCTCACCCGGGGCCGCCGGGCGACCGCCGCGCGGCTGGCCGAACTGCCGGTCGAGGAGCGGCGTCCCGTCCTGCGGAAGCTGGTCGAGACGAGCCCGCCGAGCGTGGGCAAGCGGTTCGTGACGACCGGGCTCGCCGAAGCGTCCACACCGGACGGGGTCGCCGCGGCGGCGGACCGCATCGCGGTGTTCCGCGTCGAAGCGGCCTGA
- a CDS encoding cellulose-binding domain-containing protein, whose translation MARAGRRRDEEISVAELLRETGATPRSLGEAPDASTVREEDTGDGYRERLEQRAREAAAHQQRAGRRIRWISALAGAVVVLGSLVLIAVTSESSPGRQAATAPDALSPATTTPRSTPPKPTPTPIPTVLRQTASATTTPPSTSETARPVLCTVRYSVRDQWNDGFTADVSISNKGETRSPWQLSWTFTAGQRVTHSWDGDFGQDGDRVTITAASYNATLAPGATVGFGFNGASGRGNPAPTAFSLNGSPCSTT comes from the coding sequence ATGGCGCGCGCCGGCCGTCGGCGGGACGAGGAGATCTCGGTCGCCGAGCTGCTCCGGGAGACCGGGGCGACGCCGCGCTCCCTCGGCGAGGCGCCCGATGCCTCGACCGTCCGCGAGGAAGACACCGGGGACGGCTACCGCGAACGCCTCGAGCAGCGAGCGCGCGAGGCCGCGGCGCACCAGCAGCGGGCCGGGCGGCGGATCCGGTGGATCTCCGCGCTCGCCGGGGCCGTGGTGGTGCTCGGCAGCCTGGTGCTCATCGCGGTGACGTCCGAAAGCTCCCCCGGCCGGCAGGCGGCGACGGCACCGGACGCGCTCTCCCCCGCGACGACGACCCCGCGCTCCACCCCACCGAAGCCCACGCCGACGCCGATCCCCACCGTGCTCCGGCAGACGGCGTCCGCCACCACGACGCCGCCGTCCACGTCCGAAACCGCCCGGCCCGTGCTGTGCACCGTGCGCTACTCCGTGCGCGACCAGTGGAACGACGGCTTCACCGCCGACGTCTCCATCAGCAACAAGGGCGAGACCCGTTCGCCGTGGCAGCTCAGCTGGACCTTCACCGCGGGCCAGCGGGTCACCCACAGCTGGGACGGCGACTTCGGGCAGGACGGCGACCGGGTCACGATCACCGCCGCGTCCTACAACGCCACCCTCGCCCCGGGCGCGACCGTCGGCTTCGGCTTCAACGGCGCTTCCGGCCGCGGCAACCCGGCGCCCACCGCGTTCAGCCTCAACGGTTCTCCCTGCTCGACGACCTGA
- a CDS encoding cytochrome P450, with the protein MVIARASRTVVFAPRLEQLLTAHTGDGVFRLEPDTIGIADPETMDRVLRARPANAEERPTFKPVLGRRVTRTESAALMQALGADVRAALKRPADRPDLTGTWPAVPHDYLRRFVFGPETRRFRVLVDRRLELTPKLTWSAVTAGAALARPPAPGTRLSTLARQVVAAEDLAERRFRMYLYRRVAAPICFTVAALVTNAIWLGAPFDDDVPNEHVIHEALRLLPPSWNILRVRSPEFTEVDPRIGAGDDILLLPLLSHRSPALWEAPAEFRPRRWAALDPDSHPGYLPFGHANERCWGRHLVLPLASRLLDVVRAEGLVPDPRRTRARVELDGLLELADVPVVRSSSRENR; encoded by the coding sequence GTGGTCATCGCCCGCGCGTCCCGCACGGTCGTCTTCGCCCCTCGTCTCGAACAACTGCTCACCGCGCACACCGGCGACGGTGTCTTCCGGCTCGAGCCGGACACGATCGGGATCGCGGACCCGGAAACGATGGACCGGGTGCTCCGGGCCCGCCCGGCCAACGCCGAGGAACGGCCCACGTTCAAGCCGGTGCTGGGCCGCCGCGTCACGCGCACCGAGTCCGCCGCGCTGATGCAGGCGCTGGGCGCGGACGTCCGGGCGGCGCTCAAGCGCCCCGCCGACCGCCCCGATCTCACCGGCACCTGGCCGGCCGTCCCGCACGACTACCTGCGGCGCTTCGTCTTCGGGCCCGAAACCCGCCGCTTCCGCGTGCTCGTCGACCGCCGCCTGGAGCTGACGCCGAAACTGACGTGGTCGGCCGTCACCGCCGGCGCCGCGCTGGCCCGCCCGCCGGCCCCCGGTACGCGGCTGTCCACGCTCGCCCGGCAGGTCGTCGCCGCCGAAGACCTCGCCGAGCGGCGGTTCCGGATGTACCTCTACCGCCGCGTCGCCGCGCCGATCTGCTTCACGGTGGCGGCACTGGTCACCAACGCGATCTGGCTGGGTGCGCCGTTCGACGACGACGTCCCGAACGAGCACGTCATCCACGAGGCGCTGCGGCTGCTGCCGCCGTCGTGGAACATCCTGCGCGTCCGCTCGCCCGAGTTCACGGAGGTCGACCCGCGGATCGGGGCCGGCGACGACATCCTGCTGCTGCCGCTGCTGAGCCACCGGTCACCGGCGCTCTGGGAAGCTCCGGCCGAGTTCCGGCCCCGGCGCTGGGCCGCGCTCGACCCGGACAGCCACCCCGGCTACCTGCCGTTCGGGCACGCGAACGAACGCTGCTGGGGCCGGCACCTGGTGCTGCCGCTGGCGAGCAGGCTGCTCGACGTCGTCCGCGCCGAAGGCCTGGTGCCGGATCCGCGCCGGACCCGGGCCCGCGTCGAGCTCGACGGCCTGCTGGAGCTGGCCGACGTGCCGGTCGTCAGGTCGTCGAGCAGGGAGAACCGTTGA
- a CDS encoding LysR family transcriptional regulator: MRDFDLNLVRTFVLLYETRSVTATAESLHVTQPTISYSLQKLRRRFSDELFRRSGSALVPTTTARALYEPLHSALSGIETAVSGAWSFDPATARAAFTLCLSDLGEISLLPKLMAALPSRAPGVTLTVRPLDVEGAADQLGRGEIDAFIASPLISSQRVARLPLFSEGYLGMVAADHSRLGAEVTFDQLAAERHVTVFGPTGHDGPRRALEACGLLDRVVLEVTRFAPLPYLVQDGELVAMVPRLVAEVFAAEHRVRLFDLPLDVEPAQVSVYTRHTHARSPAQHWLVTFMREVLS, from the coding sequence ATGCGCGACTTCGACCTCAACCTGGTCCGGACGTTCGTGCTGCTCTACGAGACTCGCAGCGTGACCGCGACGGCCGAATCGCTGCACGTCACGCAGCCGACGATCAGCTACAGCCTGCAGAAGCTGCGGCGCCGGTTCTCCGACGAGCTGTTCCGCCGCAGCGGCAGCGCCCTGGTGCCCACGACGACCGCCCGCGCGCTCTACGAGCCGCTGCACAGCGCGCTGTCCGGGATCGAAACGGCGGTCAGCGGCGCCTGGTCGTTCGACCCGGCGACCGCGCGGGCCGCGTTCACGCTCTGCCTGTCGGACCTGGGGGAGATCTCGCTGCTGCCGAAGCTGATGGCCGCGCTGCCCTCGCGCGCGCCCGGTGTGACGCTGACCGTCCGCCCCCTCGACGTCGAAGGCGCCGCGGACCAGCTCGGCCGCGGCGAAATCGACGCGTTCATCGCCTCCCCGCTGATCAGCTCCCAGCGCGTGGCGCGGCTCCCGCTGTTCTCCGAGGGCTACCTGGGGATGGTCGCGGCCGATCACTCGCGGCTCGGCGCGGAGGTCACCTTCGACCAGCTGGCGGCCGAACGGCACGTGACGGTGTTCGGCCCGACCGGCCACGACGGTCCCCGCCGGGCGCTGGAGGCGTGCGGGCTCCTGGACCGGGTGGTGCTGGAGGTGACCCGCTTCGCCCCGTTGCCCTACCTCGTCCAGGACGGCGAGCTGGTGGCGATGGTCCCGCGGCTGGTGGCGGAGGTGTTCGCGGCCGAGCACCGCGTCCGCCTGTTCGACCTCCCGCTGGACGTCGAGCCGGCGCAGGTTTCGGTGTACACGCGGCACACGCACGCGCGCAGCCCGGCCCAGCACTGGCTTGTGACATTCATGCGCGAAGTGCTCAGCTGA
- a CDS encoding amidase family protein, which translates to MTFFRTATEVAAGIRRGTLSSRELTERLLARIDADDLNAVVVTDRDTALAAAAAADRVATAGPLHGVPITVKEAFDVAGLPTTWGEPAFAGHIADRDAVVVERLRAAGAIVVGKTNAHHLLADFGQTANPVYGRTLNPRDRTRTPGGSSGGAAAALAAGLSFLDYGSDLAGSIRIPAAYCGVYGLKPTAGTVPLQGFQPPGAPPPKREFPSAVGPLARSAADLRLALSVTGERLDPSRRSRLADFRAGVVLDDPACPVTAEVGEVLSDAVDALARAGVEVREGWPDGVDPAGQAEAFGFQVEWFFANGDVDGAGEQERRRLAYAAAWDRYFRDVDVFLCPAVFTTAFRNLGDRYADQAFWIAQASLPGLPAVSAPAGGTLPVGLQVIGPAHEDDTALTFAELAAAVVGGFTAPGE; encoded by the coding sequence ATGACGTTCTTCCGCACCGCCACCGAAGTGGCCGCCGGCATCCGCCGCGGCACGCTGTCGTCCCGCGAACTCACCGAACGGCTGCTCGCACGCATCGACGCGGACGACCTCAACGCCGTCGTCGTCACCGATCGGGACACCGCGCTGGCCGCGGCCGCGGCCGCCGACCGGGTTGCCACCGCCGGGCCGCTGCACGGCGTGCCGATCACCGTCAAGGAGGCGTTCGACGTGGCCGGGCTGCCGACGACCTGGGGCGAGCCCGCGTTCGCCGGTCACATCGCGGACCGGGACGCCGTGGTCGTCGAACGGCTGCGGGCCGCGGGCGCGATCGTCGTCGGGAAGACCAACGCGCACCACCTGCTGGCCGACTTCGGGCAGACCGCCAACCCGGTCTACGGGCGGACGCTCAACCCCCGGGACCGCACCCGGACCCCCGGCGGTTCCAGCGGCGGCGCGGCGGCCGCGCTGGCCGCCGGACTGTCCTTTCTGGACTACGGCTCGGACCTGGCGGGCTCGATCCGGATCCCGGCGGCGTACTGCGGGGTCTACGGGCTCAAGCCGACCGCGGGAACCGTTCCGCTGCAAGGCTTCCAGCCGCCGGGAGCGCCGCCGCCGAAGCGGGAGTTCCCGTCCGCCGTCGGCCCGCTCGCGCGCTCGGCCGCGGACCTGCGGCTCGCGCTGAGCGTGACCGGGGAGCGGCTCGACCCGTCCCGCCGGTCCCGGCTCGCGGACTTCCGCGCCGGCGTGGTCCTCGACGACCCGGCCTGCCCGGTGACGGCCGAGGTGGGCGAGGTCCTTTCGGACGCCGTCGACGCGCTCGCCCGCGCCGGCGTCGAGGTCCGCGAAGGCTGGCCGGACGGCGTGGACCCGGCCGGCCAGGCCGAAGCGTTCGGCTTCCAGGTCGAGTGGTTCTTCGCGAACGGCGACGTCGACGGCGCCGGAGAGCAGGAGCGGCGGCGGCTGGCGTACGCGGCGGCCTGGGACCGGTACTTCCGGGACGTCGACGTCTTCCTCTGCCCGGCGGTCTTCACGACGGCGTTCCGAAACCTCGGCGACCGCTACGCCGACCAGGCGTTCTGGATCGCGCAGGCGTCGCTGCCCGGGCTGCCCGCGGTGAGCGCGCCGGCGGGCGGCACGCTGCCGGTGGGGCTGCAGGTCATCGGCCCCGCGCACGAGGACGACACGGCGCTCACGTTCGCCGAACTCGCCGCGGCCGTCGTCGGCGGGTTCACCGCGCCTGGGGAATGA
- a CDS encoding benzaldehyde dehydrogenase yields MTLLDDEFSQGSGGTHRVVEPATGETLGGVGIATPADVAEAATAAAAAQRDWARRKPAERAAVLRRAGELWEAHAAEVQDWIVREAGSTRPKAAIETEMAAGICFEAAALPTHPLGEVLSTGEPRWSLARRQPCGVVSVISPFNFPLILAIRSVAPALALGNAVLLKPDLRTAVSGGVSILRVFEEAGLPAGLLHLLPGDAAVGAAVVDAPEVSVVSFTGSTAAGRKVGEAAARSLKRVHLELGGNNALVVLPGADVAKAASAGAFGSFLHQGQICMTTGRHLIHESQVDEYVEALAEKARRLPVGNPATGDVALGPIIDDRQLAHITDVVDRSVAAGARVLAGGKPDAPFYPPTVLFGLSGDNPAWREEIFGPVAPVRAYRDLDEAARIVNDSEYGLSVGILGDVGTAMTLADEVRSGKVHINEQTVGDEPTAPFGGVGDSGNGSRFGGAKANIEAFTETQWLTVRADIAGYPF; encoded by the coding sequence ATGACCTTGCTCGACGACGAATTCTCGCAGGGAAGCGGCGGGACCCACCGGGTCGTCGAACCGGCCACCGGGGAGACCCTGGGCGGCGTGGGCATCGCCACGCCGGCCGACGTCGCGGAAGCCGCCACCGCGGCAGCGGCGGCCCAGCGCGACTGGGCGCGGCGCAAGCCCGCCGAACGCGCCGCCGTGCTGCGCCGGGCCGGCGAGCTGTGGGAGGCGCACGCCGCCGAGGTGCAGGACTGGATCGTCCGCGAAGCCGGTTCGACGCGGCCGAAAGCCGCGATCGAGACGGAAATGGCGGCCGGGATCTGCTTCGAAGCCGCGGCCCTGCCGACGCACCCGCTCGGCGAGGTGCTGAGCACCGGCGAGCCCCGCTGGTCGCTGGCGCGGCGCCAGCCCTGCGGTGTGGTCTCGGTGATCTCGCCGTTCAACTTCCCGCTGATCCTGGCCATCCGCTCGGTCGCGCCCGCGCTGGCGCTCGGCAACGCCGTGCTGCTGAAGCCGGACCTGCGGACCGCGGTGTCCGGCGGTGTGAGCATCCTGCGCGTCTTCGAGGAGGCCGGGCTGCCCGCCGGGTTGCTGCACCTCCTGCCGGGTGACGCCGCCGTCGGGGCCGCGGTCGTCGACGCGCCCGAGGTCTCGGTCGTGTCGTTCACCGGGTCGACCGCGGCCGGGCGGAAGGTCGGCGAGGCCGCCGCGCGCTCGCTCAAGCGCGTGCACCTGGAGCTGGGCGGGAACAACGCGCTCGTCGTGCTGCCGGGCGCCGACGTCGCCAAGGCCGCCTCCGCCGGCGCGTTCGGCTCGTTCCTGCACCAGGGCCAGATCTGCATGACCACCGGACGGCACCTCATCCACGAGTCCCAAGTGGACGAATACGTCGAGGCGCTGGCGGAGAAGGCGCGCCGGCTGCCGGTCGGGAACCCCGCCACCGGCGATGTCGCGCTGGGCCCGATCATCGACGACCGGCAGCTCGCGCACATCACCGACGTCGTCGACCGGAGCGTCGCGGCGGGGGCCCGGGTGCTGGCCGGCGGCAAGCCCGACGCGCCGTTCTACCCGCCGACCGTCCTCTTCGGACTGTCCGGTGACAACCCCGCCTGGCGCGAGGAGATCTTCGGCCCGGTCGCCCCGGTGCGCGCCTACCGCGACCTCGACGAGGCCGCGCGGATCGTCAACGACTCCGAGTACGGCCTGTCGGTCGGCATCCTCGGCGACGTCGGCACGGCGATGACCCTGGCCGACGAGGTCCGCTCGGGCAAGGTGCACATCAACGAGCAGACCGTCGGCGACGAGCCCACCGCGCCCTTCGGCGGCGTCGGCGACTCCGGCAACGGCTCCCGCTTCGGCGGGGCGAAAGCCAACATCGAGGCCTTCACCGAAACGCAGTGGCTGACCGTCCGCGCGGACATCGCGGGTTACCCCTTCTAA
- a CDS encoding MFS transporter yields MTTSPVRPVWTAVLCWLTVLLEGYDLVALGATIPTLLKSGYLGFTAAGATLVATVSLIGVAVGAACLGPLTDRFGRRGMLIGSVLLFSVFTLLTPLAPNVATFGIFRFLAGLGLGACMPVALTVMSENLPARRRASASTFTMTGYHVGAVLTSILALYAKEDWHLLFYGGGIAGLVAVPLMWWKLPESAAYLAAREDADRVSVRDLLGARFRRVSIAVWTGSFMGLLLVYGLNTWLPQLMRTAGYPISTSITLLLVLNIGAVLGLVLAGTIADRFGIRPIARIWFGAGAVLLAALSLRIGNAFLLNTVVLLTGVFVFSAQVLIYGYVAQVFPARLRGTALGLTSAVGRLGSILGPFVTGALVTAGVAYPWGFYFFAVVAALGLGAVLALRESRPAEEPVAVA; encoded by the coding sequence ATGACGACGTCTCCCGTCCGTCCCGTGTGGACGGCGGTCCTCTGCTGGCTGACCGTGCTGCTCGAGGGCTACGACCTGGTCGCGCTCGGCGCCACCATCCCGACCCTGCTCAAGAGCGGCTACCTCGGCTTCACCGCGGCGGGCGCGACCCTGGTCGCCACGGTGTCGCTGATCGGCGTGGCCGTCGGCGCGGCCTGCCTCGGCCCGCTCACCGACCGGTTCGGCCGCCGCGGCATGCTCATCGGCTCGGTGCTGCTGTTTTCGGTGTTCACGCTGCTGACGCCGCTGGCGCCGAACGTGGCGACGTTCGGGATCTTCCGGTTCCTTGCCGGGCTCGGCCTCGGCGCGTGCATGCCGGTGGCGCTGACGGTGATGTCGGAGAACCTGCCCGCCCGGCGGCGCGCCAGCGCGAGCACGTTCACGATGACCGGCTACCACGTCGGCGCGGTGCTGACGTCGATCCTCGCGCTGTACGCGAAGGAAGACTGGCACCTGCTGTTCTACGGCGGCGGGATCGCCGGCCTGGTGGCCGTGCCGCTGATGTGGTGGAAGCTCCCGGAGTCGGCGGCTTACCTGGCCGCTCGCGAGGACGCGGACCGGGTCAGCGTGCGCGACCTGCTGGGCGCGCGGTTCCGGCGGGTCAGCATCGCGGTGTGGACCGGGTCGTTCATGGGCCTGCTGCTGGTGTACGGGCTCAACACGTGGCTGCCGCAGCTGATGCGGACCGCGGGCTACCCGATCTCGACGTCGATCACGCTGCTGCTGGTGCTGAACATCGGCGCGGTGCTCGGCCTGGTGCTGGCGGGCACGATCGCCGACCGCTTCGGCATCCGGCCGATCGCGCGCATCTGGTTCGGCGCCGGCGCGGTGCTGCTGGCGGCACTGAGCCTGCGCATCGGCAACGCGTTCCTGCTGAACACGGTCGTGCTGCTGACCGGCGTGTTCGTGTTCTCCGCGCAGGTGCTGATCTACGGGTACGTCGCCCAGGTGTTCCCGGCCCGACTGCGGGGCACGGCGCTGGGGCTGACGTCGGCGGTCGGGCGGCTCGGCTCGATCCTCGGCCCGTTCGTGACCGGTGCGCTGGTCACGGCGGGGGTCGCCTACCCGTGGGGCTTCTACTTCTTCGCCGTCGTGGCCGCGCTCGGCCTGGGTGCGGTGCTGGCGCTGCGCGAGTCACGGCCGGCGGAGGAGCCGGTCGCGGTGGCCTAG
- a CDS encoding tryptorubin family RiPP precursor, with protein MKLVRLVKKALPKKSLKAYAWYGWI; from the coding sequence GTGAAGCTCGTCCGGCTGGTCAAGAAAGCGCTTCCCAAGAAAAGCCTGAAGGCTTACGCCTGGTACGGCTGGATCTGA